The proteins below come from a single Rhizobium lentis genomic window:
- a CDS encoding glycosyltransferase family 4 protein: MMRILMLSARYLPFAGGTETHVSEVASRLVRKGHAVTVLTGNPDGLLPAAETRDGVQIVRLKTFPRGRDWCFAPGVFRAVAEGDWDLMHVQGYHTFLAPLGMAAASRKGLPFVVTFHSGGHSSPFRTSIRRLQHRMLAPLAARAAQLIGVSRFEADLFSRSMAIARDRFIVIPNGARLPETSGRRPASPHDRPLIVSLGRLERYKGHHRALAAFHVLAQKFPDMRLRILGEGPYEAKLRQQVAELGLGNRVEIGAIPPADRSAMADLLSSAALVVLLSDYEAHPVAVMEALSVKAPVLTADTSGFRELAEEGLVRSVPLNALPDFIAREMLAAMDAGPISIETRLPDWNDCTDRLLVVYKRVLSHPQPELRTGPALLGDLKHHDRC; this comes from the coding sequence ATGATGCGCATTTTGATGCTCAGCGCGAGATACCTGCCTTTTGCCGGAGGAACGGAAACCCATGTCAGCGAGGTCGCAAGCCGGCTCGTGCGCAAGGGGCATGCGGTGACGGTATTGACGGGCAATCCCGACGGCCTTCTTCCGGCAGCGGAAACCCGAGACGGCGTGCAGATTGTCAGGCTGAAGACGTTTCCCCGTGGGCGGGATTGGTGCTTCGCTCCCGGCGTGTTCAGGGCGGTTGCCGAAGGGGATTGGGACCTGATGCATGTTCAGGGCTACCACACCTTCCTGGCACCGCTGGGAATGGCCGCCGCATCGCGCAAAGGCCTTCCTTTCGTGGTCACCTTTCACAGCGGTGGCCATTCGTCGCCATTTCGGACCTCGATCCGGCGCCTCCAACATAGAATGCTTGCGCCTCTGGCTGCCAGGGCAGCGCAACTCATTGGCGTGTCGCGATTCGAAGCGGATCTCTTCAGCCGGAGTATGGCAATCGCGAGAGATCGGTTCATCGTTATCCCCAATGGCGCGCGCCTGCCGGAAACATCCGGGCGGCGACCGGCTTCGCCTCACGACAGGCCGCTGATTGTCTCGCTCGGCAGGCTGGAGCGCTATAAAGGTCATCATCGGGCGCTTGCTGCATTTCATGTCCTGGCACAGAAATTCCCTGATATGCGCCTTCGGATCCTGGGAGAAGGACCCTATGAGGCGAAGCTGCGTCAGCAGGTGGCCGAGCTCGGGCTTGGCAACCGTGTCGAGATCGGGGCAATTCCGCCTGCCGACCGGTCTGCAATGGCCGATCTTTTGTCTTCGGCCGCTCTCGTCGTACTCCTCAGCGATTATGAAGCTCATCCCGTGGCGGTTATGGAGGCGCTTTCGGTCAAGGCTCCCGTACTGACCGCCGACACATCCGGCTTTCGGGAGCTGGCTGAGGAGGGCCTCGTGCGATCCGTTCCGCTCAACGCTTTGCCAGACTTCATCGCGCGTGAAATGCTGGCGGCCATGGACGCGGGGCCGATCTCAATCGAGACGAGGTTGCCGGACTGGAACGATTGCACGGACCGGCTGCTGGTGGTGTACAAACGCGTCCTTTCGCATCCGCAGCCTGAACTGCGAACCGGTCCTGCACTGCTTGGAGATTTGAAGCACCATGACCGTTGTTAA
- a CDS encoding glycosyltransferase family 2 protein, with the protein MSIIEALESSHSSMPVQGPMFNLPRTSLVIPTLNEAENIKLLLPRIPTWVHEIIIVDGRSTDGTPDIARSMRDDVKIVLQPKKGKGIALRTGFEAASGDMIVMLDADGSMDPYEIILFVAALVAGADFVKGSRFMQGGGTSDMTVIRRFGNLGLTLLVRMLYGSSFSDLCYGYMGFWRRHVPLLRADCDGFEIETLINLRALKNNLKIMEVASFESERIYGVSNLRALPDGWRVLKTIFRERVSTPTGVQVLEQGIS; encoded by the coding sequence ATGTCTATAATCGAAGCTTTAGAATCCTCGCATTCCTCGATGCCGGTCCAAGGTCCGATGTTCAATTTGCCAAGGACCTCACTCGTCATTCCAACCTTGAACGAAGCGGAAAACATTAAGCTGCTTTTGCCCCGCATCCCGACATGGGTGCATGAAATCATCATCGTCGATGGGCGATCGACGGACGGAACGCCGGACATAGCGCGAAGCATGCGCGATGATGTCAAGATCGTACTTCAGCCTAAGAAGGGCAAAGGCATCGCATTGCGGACGGGCTTCGAAGCCGCATCTGGTGATATGATCGTGATGCTTGATGCTGACGGGTCGATGGATCCCTACGAAATCATCCTGTTCGTCGCGGCTCTTGTTGCAGGTGCGGATTTCGTCAAGGGTTCGCGCTTTATGCAGGGTGGCGGCACCAGCGACATGACCGTCATCCGCCGTTTCGGCAATCTGGGCCTGACCCTCCTGGTCCGGATGCTCTATGGCAGCTCTTTTAGCGATCTTTGCTACGGCTACATGGGCTTTTGGAGACGGCATGTTCCCTTGCTGCGCGCCGATTGCGACGGCTTCGAAATTGAGACGCTGATCAATTTGCGGGCTCTCAAGAACAACCTCAAAATCATGGAGGTCGCGAGCTTTGAATCGGAGCGTATCTACGGCGTCAGCAATCTGCGTGCGCTTCCGGACGGCTGGCGCGTGCTGAAGACGATCTTCCGAGAACGCGTCAGTACGCCGACGGGCGTCCAAGTCCTCGAGCAGGGCATTTCCTGA